The Tardiphaga alba genome includes a window with the following:
- a CDS encoding alpha-D-ribose 1-methylphosphonate 5-triphosphate diphosphatase: MSASSTETVIGNARLVLADRVIDKGWVAFANGQVAEFGEGDAPRGFEDARGDLVMPGLVELHTDHLEAHFMPRPKVFWDPISAVVSYDGQLATSGITTVLDSVRVGCEDSSQGIDSYAELLVDSIANAGKADLLRVEHFLHLRCEIPMPSVVEEAKALLGKTEVRLMSLMDHTPGQRQFRDEEKLRTYYRGKSGKTDAELDLLFANRLACQQQYAAANTRAIVTLAHANNIPLASHDDTTDENVSEAVSDKVSVAEFPTTFEAAHGLHKAGIGILMGAPNVVRNGSHSGNIAAIDLAREGMLDILSSDYVPSSLLMGALQLASKVPAIDLASAVRTVTKRPAEAIGLMDRGEIAIGKRADVIRVHVAHDVPVVRSVWREGQRVA, translated from the coding sequence ATGAGCGCTTCATCGACTGAAACCGTCATCGGCAACGCCAGGCTCGTTCTGGCCGATCGCGTCATCGACAAGGGTTGGGTGGCCTTTGCCAATGGCCAAGTGGCCGAGTTCGGCGAAGGCGATGCGCCACGCGGGTTTGAGGACGCGCGGGGCGATCTGGTGATGCCCGGTCTGGTCGAACTGCATACCGATCATCTCGAGGCGCATTTCATGCCGCGTCCGAAGGTGTTCTGGGATCCGATTTCTGCGGTGGTCTCGTATGATGGCCAGCTCGCCACGTCGGGCATCACCACGGTGCTCGATTCCGTGCGGGTCGGGTGTGAGGATTCGAGCCAGGGCATCGACAGCTATGCCGAGCTTCTGGTGGATTCGATCGCCAATGCCGGCAAGGCCGATCTCCTGCGCGTCGAACATTTCCTGCATCTGCGCTGTGAGATTCCGATGCCGTCGGTGGTCGAGGAAGCGAAGGCGCTGCTGGGGAAGACCGAGGTGCGGCTGATGTCGCTGATGGATCACACACCCGGCCAGCGCCAATTCCGCGACGAAGAGAAGTTGCGCACTTATTATCGCGGCAAGAGCGGCAAGACCGATGCTGAACTTGATCTCCTGTTCGCCAATCGGCTCGCCTGCCAGCAGCAATATGCAGCCGCCAATACGCGCGCGATCGTGACGCTCGCGCATGCCAATAACATCCCGCTGGCCAGCCATGACGACACGACCGATGAGAACGTCAGCGAGGCGGTCTCTGACAAGGTGTCGGTGGCGGAGTTTCCGACCACATTCGAAGCCGCGCATGGTTTGCACAAGGCCGGCATCGGCATCCTGATGGGCGCGCCGAATGTGGTCCGCAACGGTTCGCATTCCGGCAATATCGCTGCCATCGATCTCGCCCGCGAAGGCATGCTCGATATCCTGTCGTCGGACTATGTCCCGTCGAGCCTTTTGATGGGCGCGCTGCAGCTCGCCAGTAAGGTGCCGGCGATCGATCTCGCCAGCGCCGTCCGCACAGTTACCAAGCGGCCGGCGGAAGCGATTGGCCTGATGGATCGCGGCGAGATTGCGATCGGCAAGCGCGCCGATGTGATCCGCGTTCATGTCGCCCATGATGTGCCGGTGGTGCGCAGCGTGTGGCGGGAAGGGCAGCGTGTGGCATGA
- the phnL gene encoding phosphonate C-P lyase system protein PhnL has product MTAMIELRNAEKTFVMHLQGGIRLPVMHGVTFDVNAGECVVLSGPSGAGKSSILKMIFGNYRCDGGTITVRHLGTFVDVASAEPRQILSVRRDTIGYVSQFLRAVPRVAAIDVVAEPLLNAGVSREEAHARAGALLKRLNIGERLWQLPPSTFSGGEQQRVNIARGFISDLPILLLDEPTASLDAANRAVVVDLVAEKKRADVAMVAIVHDDEVRHLIADRLIDVTSFAAAA; this is encoded by the coding sequence ATGACTGCGATGATCGAACTCCGGAATGCCGAAAAGACCTTCGTCATGCACCTGCAGGGTGGCATTCGGCTGCCGGTGATGCATGGCGTCACGTTTGACGTGAATGCCGGCGAATGCGTCGTGCTGTCCGGCCCGTCCGGCGCCGGCAAGTCGTCGATCCTGAAAATGATCTTCGGCAATTACCGCTGCGACGGCGGTACCATCACGGTGCGTCATCTCGGCACATTCGTCGATGTCGCCAGCGCCGAGCCGCGCCAGATCCTCAGCGTCCGTCGCGACACTATCGGCTATGTCAGCCAGTTTCTGCGCGCGGTTCCGCGTGTGGCGGCGATCGATGTGGTTGCCGAGCCCTTGCTGAACGCCGGCGTCAGCCGCGAGGAGGCGCATGCGCGCGCGGGCGCGTTGCTGAAGCGGCTGAATATCGGCGAGCGCCTCTGGCAGTTGCCGCCATCGACCTTCTCCGGCGGTGAGCAGCAGCGCGTGAATATCGCGCGCGGCTTCATCTCCGATCTACCTATCCTCCTGCTCGACGAGCCGACCGCGTCGCTGGATGCGGCCAATCGCGCCGTGGTGGTCGATCTCGTCGCCGAGAAAAAACGTGCTGACGTGGCCATGGTGGCCATTGTCCATGACGACGAAGTGCGGCATCTGATCGCCGACCGGTTGATCGATGTCACATCCTTCGCCGCTGCTGCCTGA
- the phnK gene encoding phosphonate C-P lyase system protein PhnK, translating to MLDRTTTLQDDAPLLIAEGLGKTYGRLQACRDVSFKLYPGEVLAIVGESGSGKSTLLQLLSAQLAPNSGRVSYRMRDGITRDLAAMGEAERRLLFRTDWGFVHQDPAMGLRMAVSAGANVGERLMAVGHNHYGKIRETATTWLERVEISGSRIDDAPRTYSGGMRQRLQIARNLVTEPRLVFMDEPTGGLDVSVQARLLDMMRSLVGELGLSAIVVTHDLAVARLLSHRVMVMQGGRVIETGLTDQVLDDPREPYTQLLVSSILPA from the coding sequence ATGCTTGATCGCACCACCACATTGCAGGACGACGCGCCGCTGTTGATCGCGGAAGGGCTCGGCAAGACCTATGGCAGACTGCAGGCCTGCCGTGACGTCTCCTTTAAGCTCTATCCCGGCGAAGTACTGGCGATTGTCGGCGAGAGCGGTTCGGGCAAGTCGACGCTGCTGCAGCTCCTGTCGGCGCAACTCGCGCCGAATTCCGGCCGCGTCTCCTACCGCATGCGCGACGGCATCACGCGCGATCTCGCGGCGATGGGTGAGGCCGAACGCCGGCTTCTGTTCCGCACCGACTGGGGCTTTGTGCATCAGGATCCCGCTATGGGCCTGCGCATGGCCGTTTCGGCCGGCGCCAATGTTGGCGAGAGGTTGATGGCCGTCGGCCACAATCACTATGGCAAGATCCGCGAAACGGCGACGACATGGCTCGAGCGCGTCGAAATCTCCGGCAGCCGCATCGACGATGCGCCACGCACTTATTCCGGCGGCATGCGCCAGCGCCTGCAGATCGCGCGCAATCTCGTCACCGAGCCGCGCCTCGTCTTCATGGATGAGCCGACCGGCGGGCTGGATGTCTCCGTGCAGGCGCGGCTGCTGGACATGATGCGATCATTGGTCGGTGAGCTGGGCTTGTCGGCCATCGTCGTGACCCATGACCTCGCGGTGGCGCGGCTGTTGTCGCATCGCGTGATGGTGATGCAGGGCGGCCGGGTGATCGAGACCGGCCTGACCGACCAGGTGCTCGACGATCCCCGCGAGCCCTATACGCAACTGCTCGTTTCTTCGATCCTGCCGGCGTGA
- a CDS encoding alpha-D-ribose 1-methylphosphonate 5-phosphate C-P-lyase PhnJ, with amino-acid sequence MNAPTYNFAYLDEQTKRMIRRAILKAIAIPGYQVPFASREMPMPYGWGTGGVQVTAAILGVDDKLKVIDQGSDDTTNAISIRKFFEKTAGVAVTTNTADATVIQTRHRIPEAKLGAHQVLVYQVPIPEPLRFLEPRETETRRMHALAEYGLIHVKLYEDIARFGHIATAYAYPVKVNARYVMDPSPTPKFDNPKMDNCDALQLFGAGREKRIYAIPPYTKVQSLDFEDHPFEPYKHKACCALCNAEDSYLDEIVTDDKGSRMFVCSDTDYCETRQAQGHRGSENASPFAESRHA; translated from the coding sequence ATGAACGCGCCGACTTACAACTTTGCTTATCTCGACGAACAGACCAAGCGGATGATCCGCCGCGCGATCCTAAAGGCGATCGCGATCCCGGGCTATCAGGTGCCGTTCGCGTCGCGCGAAATGCCGATGCCTTATGGCTGGGGAACCGGCGGCGTGCAGGTGACGGCGGCGATTCTCGGTGTGGATGACAAGCTCAAGGTCATCGACCAGGGTTCCGATGACACGACGAATGCGATCTCGATCCGCAAATTCTTCGAGAAGACCGCAGGCGTTGCCGTGACGACGAACACGGCAGACGCGACGGTGATCCAGACGCGCCATCGCATTCCGGAAGCGAAGCTCGGCGCGCATCAGGTGCTGGTCTATCAGGTGCCGATACCCGAGCCGCTGCGGTTCCTCGAACCGCGCGAGACCGAGACGCGCCGCATGCATGCGCTGGCCGAATATGGCCTGATCCATGTGAAGCTGTATGAGGACATTGCGCGCTTCGGCCACATCGCCACGGCCTATGCCTATCCGGTGAAGGTCAATGCGCGCTATGTGATGGATCCGTCGCCGACGCCGAAATTCGACAATCCGAAGATGGACAATTGCGACGCGCTACAGTTGTTCGGTGCCGGTCGCGAGAAGCGCATTTACGCGATCCCGCCATACACCAAGGTGCAGTCGCTGGATTTCGAGGATCATCCGTTCGAGCCCTACAAGCACAAAGCGTGTTGTGCGCTGTGCAACGCCGAGGACTCCTATCTCGACGAGATCGTCACCGACGACAAGGGCAGCCGCATGTTCGTCTGCTCCGACACCGATTATTGCGAGACACGACAGGCGCAGGGCCATCGTGGCAGCGAGAACGCATCGCCTTTCGCGGAGAGCCGTCATGCTTGA
- a CDS encoding carbon-phosphorus lyase complex subunit PhnI → MYVAVKGGERAIENAHRLLAHERRGDRDVPEVSLDQISNQLGLAVDRVMTEGSLYDRELAALAIKQARGDMIEAIFLLRAFRATLPRFGSSEPVDTAKMQVRRRVSSTFKDMPGGQVLGPTFDYTHRLLDPSLMSEGSPEQPNVVAEAEPGIMPRVTDILGRDGLIEQSPTEDSEKPVGDLTRDSLSFPADRDLRLQNLARGDEGYLLALGYSTQRGYGRNHPFAGEIRLGEVEVEFVAEDVGFAVPLGSITLTECQMVNQFKGSETEAPCFTRGYGLAFGQCERKVMSMALVDRALRARELGEDVKAPAQDEEFVLSHSDNVQSTGFVEHLKLPHYVDFQSELGLLRKLRKEFAEANEAPMPMQEAAE, encoded by the coding sequence ATGTATGTTGCCGTCAAGGGTGGTGAACGCGCCATTGAAAATGCCCATCGGCTGCTGGCGCATGAGCGCCGCGGTGATCGCGATGTGCCCGAAGTGTCGCTGGATCAGATATCGAACCAGCTCGGCCTCGCCGTCGATCGCGTGATGACCGAGGGCTCGCTTTATGATCGCGAACTGGCTGCGCTGGCCATCAAGCAGGCGCGTGGCGACATGATCGAAGCGATCTTCCTGCTGCGGGCTTTCCGCGCGACCCTGCCGCGCTTTGGCTCGAGCGAGCCTGTCGATACCGCGAAGATGCAGGTGCGTCGTCGCGTGTCCTCGACTTTCAAGGATATGCCTGGCGGTCAGGTGCTTGGCCCGACCTTTGACTATACGCATCGTCTGCTTGATCCGTCGCTGATGAGCGAGGGATCGCCGGAGCAACCGAATGTGGTGGCCGAAGCGGAGCCCGGCATCATGCCGCGCGTCACGGATATCCTCGGGCGTGACGGCTTGATCGAGCAGTCGCCCACTGAAGATTCAGAAAAGCCCGTCGGCGATCTGACGCGCGATTCTCTGAGCTTCCCCGCCGATCGCGATCTGCGTCTGCAGAATCTCGCGCGTGGTGATGAAGGCTATCTGCTCGCGCTTGGTTATTCGACGCAGCGCGGCTATGGCCGCAATCATCCCTTTGCCGGCGAAATCCGCCTCGGTGAGGTGGAGGTTGAATTCGTCGCCGAAGATGTCGGCTTTGCGGTGCCGCTCGGCTCGATCACGCTGACTGAATGCCAGATGGTCAACCAGTTCAAGGGCAGCGAGACCGAAGCCCCGTGCTTCACGCGCGGCTATGGACTCGCCTTCGGGCAATGTGAGCGCAAGGTGATGTCGATGGCGCTGGTCGATCGTGCGCTGCGTGCGCGCGAACTCGGCGAGGACGTCAAGGCGCCCGCGCAGGACGAGGAATTCGTGCTGTCGCATTCCGATAATGTGCAGTCGACCGGCTTCGTCGAGCATCTCAAGCTGCCGCACTACGTGGATTTCCAGTCCGAACTCGGGTTGCTGCGAAAACTGCGCAAGGAATTCGCCGAGGCCAATGAAGCGCCGATGCCTATGCAGGAGGCCGCGGAATGA